A genomic stretch from Chitinophagaceae bacterium includes:
- a CDS encoding GxxExxY protein, translated as MLIDELTNIVINTCIKIHSRVGPGCFEKVYEEILYYELIKLGVKVERQVLMPLDYEDLHIKNAYKLDLLIDDELIAELKSVYPLPPVYFNQLKTHLSLLNLKHGMLINFKVPLMKDGIHRVFNNKGKEEL; from the coding sequence ATGCTAATTGATGAGCTAACCAACATAGTGATTAATACCTGCATCAAAATACATTCAAGAGTTGGGCCGGGATGTTTTGAGAAAGTGTATGAAGAAATTCTATATTATGAATTGATAAAGCTGGGAGTTAAAGTTGAAAGACAGGTTTTGATGCCGCTTGACTACGAAGATCTGCATATCAAAAATGCTTATAAACTTGATTTATTAATTGATGACGAACTGATTGCAGAATTAAAATCTGTTTATCCGCTGCCTCCTGTTTATTTCAATCAACTGAAAACACATCTTTCTCTTCTCAACCTGAAACATGGAATGCTGATCAACTTTAAAGTTCCCTTAATGAAAGACGGCATTCACAGGGTGTTTAATAATAAAGGGAAAGAAGAGTTATAG
- a CDS encoding putative transporter has translation MNIDWLIKLITEESIPQTVIIFGLVIAVGVWLGRLKIFGISLGVTWVLFMGLAISYAGIHVNKETEHFLREFGLILFVYTIGLQVGPGFFASLKKNAIVTNGLAASVVLLGVTIVILFFYFSGTPMPTLTGIMSGAVTNTPGMGAAQAAAKDLQLPAETSSMITLAYALVYPFGVFGIIGSILLLKVIFRVNLDKERELHRKLDAMKSNRPVSVHLKLENKQLFGKQLREVFELLKDPIVVSRIFQSGEISTPTPQTVLHEGDVLLIVAHKEQIQMLKLIVGEESNMDLKEAPQSELISRIITVTQAGVTHKRLGDLSALHQHDFTLTRLNRAGVEMVPHGDIILQLGDNLKVVGTKDGIEAVTKAVGNEMKRLDVPDLAPIFFGIILGVVLGSIPMFFFNMPVPVKIGLAGGPLIIALLLSRYGNKLYLNQFTTYSANLMLRELGITLFLASVGLSSGANLHTAFEGGNAWMWIGMGLTVTMVPLLVVGLIAHYGFRKTYFEICGILSGASTDPPALAFSSQLAKNEVASINYATVYPLTMILRIIAGQLLILFFA, from the coding sequence ATGAATATAGACTGGCTAATCAAATTAATTACAGAAGAAAGCATCCCTCAAACAGTTATCATCTTTGGATTGGTGATTGCAGTGGGGGTATGGCTTGGACGGTTAAAGATTTTTGGAATTTCACTCGGCGTTACATGGGTTCTCTTTATGGGGCTTGCAATTTCTTATGCAGGCATCCATGTAAATAAAGAAACAGAACATTTTCTGCGTGAGTTTGGATTAATCCTCTTTGTGTATACAATTGGCTTACAGGTTGGTCCCGGTTTTTTTGCATCACTGAAAAAAAATGCAATCGTCACCAACGGACTTGCTGCATCAGTTGTACTTCTTGGTGTAACAATTGTTATTCTCTTCTTCTATTTTTCCGGAACACCCATGCCTACTTTAACGGGTATCATGAGTGGTGCTGTTACCAATACTCCCGGAATGGGTGCTGCACAGGCAGCAGCAAAAGATCTGCAGTTGCCTGCCGAAACATCATCCATGATTACACTTGCTTACGCATTGGTATATCCCTTCGGTGTGTTTGGTATTATCGGATCAATTCTTTTACTCAAAGTAATTTTCAGGGTTAATCTTGATAAAGAAAGAGAGCTTCACCGCAAGCTCGATGCAATGAAATCAAACCGTCCCGTATCCGTTCATCTCAAACTCGAAAACAAACAGCTCTTTGGAAAGCAACTGCGTGAAGTATTTGAACTGTTGAAAGATCCCATTGTAGTTTCAAGAATTTTTCAGTCGGGCGAAATCAGTACACCAACACCTCAAACAGTTTTACATGAAGGCGATGTGCTTTTAATTGTTGCACACAAAGAACAGATTCAAATGCTGAAACTGATTGTGGGTGAAGAAAGTAACATGGATCTCAAAGAAGCACCTCAAAGTGAATTGATCTCCAGGATTATTACTGTTACACAGGCCGGTGTAACACATAAAAGATTAGGCGATCTTTCTGCACTTCATCAGCACGACTTTACATTAACAAGACTCAACAGGGCCGGTGTGGAAATGGTGCCTCATGGCGATATTATTTTACAGCTGGGCGATAACCTGAAAGTAGTTGGTACAAAAGATGGAATTGAAGCTGTTACCAAAGCAGTGGGTAATGAAATGAAACGTCTCGATGTTCCCGATCTGGCTCCTATCTTTTTTGGAATTATCCTCGGTGTTGTTCTCGGAAGCATCCCCATGTTTTTCTTTAACATGCCCGTGCCGGTTAAAATTGGTTTGGCAGGCGGACCGTTAATTATTGCTTTGCTGCTCAGCCGTTATGGAAACAAACTTTATCTCAACCAGTTTACAACCTACAGTGCCAACCTAATGCTGCGTGAATTAGGGATCACCCTCTTCCTTGCCAGTGTTGGTTTAAGCAGCGGTGCTAATCTGCACACTGCATTCGAAGGTGGTAATGCATGGATGTGGATTGGAATGGGTCTTACCGTTACAATGGTTCCTTTATTAGTGGTAGGCTTAATTGCCCACTACGGTTTCAGGAAAACCTATTTCGAAATATGCGGTATTCTTTCCGGTGCAAGTACCGATCCTCCTGCACTTGCCTTTTCATCACAGCTGGCAAAAAATGAAGTGGCTTCTATTAATTACGCAACTGTTTATCCGCTCACAATGATTCTGAGAATTATAGCGGGACAATTACTCATACTATTCTTTGCATAA
- a CDS encoding SPASM domain-containing protein, protein MAQLHRSDILNLFSKLTPRRAWNFGKVWSSYQLSRLLNKPIQWGYPVSISFEPTTSCNLRCPECPSGLREFTRPTGMLQKSFFEQTIDDIHKDLLYLIFYFQGEPYLNQDFLTMVNYASKKKIYTATSTNAHYLTDEKAKQTVESGLDRLIISIDGTTQDVYQQYRVGGQLNKVMEGAKNIVKWKKELNSKTPLVVFQFLVVKPNEHQLEDVKQLAKEIGVDDVWFKTAQIYDYENDPNQLIPTLNKYGRYKKNADGSYAPKNKLQNHCWKLWHANVITWDGLVVPCCFDKDAMHQLGNLKMQSFKQVWNNDNYKQFRKELMTSRRNIDICANCSEGLKVWED, encoded by the coding sequence ATGGCTCAATTACACCGAAGCGATATACTCAACCTTTTTTCAAAACTAACCCCCCGGAGAGCCTGGAATTTCGGGAAGGTTTGGAGCAGCTACCAGTTAAGCCGGTTGCTGAACAAACCCATTCAATGGGGTTACCCGGTTTCTATTTCATTTGAGCCAACCACCAGCTGTAATCTTCGTTGCCCTGAATGCCCCAGTGGTCTGCGGGAGTTTACAAGGCCTACCGGTATGCTCCAAAAGAGTTTTTTTGAACAGACGATCGATGATATACATAAAGATCTGCTGTACCTCATTTTCTATTTTCAGGGTGAGCCTTACCTGAACCAGGATTTCTTAACGATGGTGAATTATGCATCTAAGAAAAAAATCTATACCGCCACTTCAACCAATGCTCATTATTTGACTGATGAAAAAGCAAAGCAGACTGTTGAAAGCGGGTTGGACCGTTTGATCATTTCCATTGATGGTACCACTCAGGATGTGTACCAGCAATACCGTGTTGGCGGACAGCTGAATAAAGTAATGGAAGGTGCTAAGAATATTGTGAAATGGAAAAAAGAACTGAACAGTAAAACACCGCTGGTTGTATTTCAGTTTTTGGTGGTAAAGCCAAATGAACATCAGCTGGAAGATGTAAAACAACTTGCGAAAGAAATTGGTGTGGACGATGTGTGGTTTAAAACTGCACAGATCTATGATTATGAAAATGATCCCAACCAGCTTATTCCAACACTGAATAAATACGGCCGCTATAAAAAAAATGCAGACGGGTCGTATGCACCCAAGAACAAACTGCAGAATCATTGCTGGAAACTGTGGCATGCCAATGTTATTACCTGGGACGGACTGGTAGTTCCCTGTTGCTTTGACAAAGATGCCATGCACCAGCTCGGTAATTTAAAAATGCAATCATTCAAACAGGTTTGGAACAACGATAATTATAAACAGTTTCGCAAAGAACTCATGACCAGCCGCAGGAATATTGACATCTGTGCCAATTGCAGCGAAGGGCTAAAAGTGTGGGAAGACTGA
- a CDS encoding right-handed parallel beta-helix repeat-containing protein — protein MQRQFITATDNSVIELPEGTFQLNVSLWLDGKKNVTIKGMGKDKTVLNFKNQVSGAEGIKITNGQNIILQDLTVQDTKGDAIKTQHVDGMTFTNVKAEWTAGANSKNGGYGLYPVQCSNVTIDHCEARGASDAGIYVGQSKYIVVKNCLATENVAGIEIENSLYADVYENESTNNTGGILIFDLPDLIQKKGGYIRVFKNNVHHNNHLNFAPKGNIVAKVPQGTGIMILATNHVDIFENKIINNITASTVIASYYMTENPIKDSSYYPYPDQISIFNNSYEREHVRATGKGRLGKLYRFKLRFGKDVPHIQYDGIIDQKNPAKICIRTNTNQSFANLDAENKFKRISRDVSKHDCTLPFVPAVELKFNR, from the coding sequence ATGCAGCGGCAGTTTATTACTGCTACTGATAACTCTGTTATTGAATTACCCGAAGGAACCTTTCAACTCAATGTCAGTCTCTGGCTCGATGGGAAAAAGAATGTAACCATTAAAGGAATGGGAAAAGATAAAACCGTCCTTAACTTCAAAAACCAGGTAAGCGGAGCCGAAGGAATCAAGATCACCAACGGACAAAATATCATCTTACAGGATTTAACCGTACAGGATACCAAAGGCGATGCCATTAAAACACAGCATGTGGATGGTATGACCTTTACCAATGTAAAAGCAGAATGGACAGCAGGTGCCAACAGTAAAAATGGCGGCTATGGTTTATATCCTGTGCAGTGCAGCAATGTTACCATTGACCACTGCGAAGCAAGAGGAGCGAGTGATGCAGGAATATATGTAGGCCAGTCAAAATACATTGTGGTGAAAAATTGTTTGGCTACAGAAAATGTAGCGGGCATTGAAATTGAAAACTCCCTGTATGCGGATGTGTATGAAAATGAATCGACCAATAATACCGGTGGTATTTTAATTTTTGATCTGCCCGATCTTATTCAGAAAAAAGGAGGATATATACGGGTGTTTAAAAACAATGTGCATCATAACAATCATCTCAACTTTGCGCCGAAGGGAAATATTGTTGCCAAAGTTCCGCAGGGAACCGGCATTATGATTCTTGCTACTAACCATGTAGATATATTTGAAAACAAAATCATCAATAATATTACTGCCAGCACTGTTATTGCAAGTTATTATATGACGGAAAATCCGATTAAAGATTCCAGCTATTACCCTTATCCCGACCAGATTTCCATTTTCAATAACAGTTACGAGCGGGAACATGTAAGAGCAACCGGCAAAGGGAGATTGGGGAAGCTGTACCGTTTTAAACTGAGGTTTGGAAAAGATGTTCCGCATATTCAGTACGATGGAATTATTGATCAGAAAAACCCTGCGAAAATCTGTATCCGCACAAATACGAATCAAAGCTTTGCCAATCTTGATGCAGAAAATAAATTCAAGCGTATCAGCCGTGATGTTTCCAAACACGATTGTACCTTGCCATTTGTTCCGGCAGTTGAATTAAAATTTAACAGGTAA
- a CDS encoding RDD family protein — METQNNLLNEFTEPSFQYASAGQRFLNCIIDVIAFYIVMMILGVILGLAAFATSETGGRMSGGGIQLFFLFLYFAVIILYYSLLEGSNGKTLGKLITKTKVVTEAGEPISYGKAFIRTLIRFVPFEFLSGFSGTTMWHDQWTKTMLVKDK, encoded by the coding sequence ATGGAAACACAAAATAATCTGCTGAATGAATTTACAGAACCATCATTTCAGTATGCAAGTGCAGGGCAACGGTTTTTAAACTGCATAATTGATGTTATTGCCTTTTATATTGTAATGATGATTCTTGGTGTTATTCTTGGATTGGCTGCTTTTGCAACATCAGAAACCGGCGGGAGAATGAGTGGAGGCGGAATTCAGCTCTTTTTCCTTTTTCTTTATTTTGCTGTAATCATTCTTTATTATTCATTGCTTGAAGGCTCAAATGGAAAAACATTAGGCAAGCTCATCACTAAAACAAAAGTTGTTACAGAAGCAGGCGAACCTATCTCTTATGGCAAAGCATTTATACGAACGCTCATTCGTTTTGTTCCTTTTGAATTTCTCAGCGGCTTCTCAGGAACAACGATGTGGCACGACCAATGGACGAAGACAATGCTGGTGAAAGACAAATAA
- a CDS encoding winged helix-turn-helix transcriptional regulator, with product MPNNQFKKGELYSFMTGKASTAIARRLQKNLKHSGIEITVEQWSVLYHLWKNDGQSQQDLCNATFRDKPSITRLVDNLEKLKLVKRVASKNDRRINQVFLTEHGKQLEEETMTVANTTLNEALIGVPADRIDICKEVLQVVYDNLK from the coding sequence ATGCCAAACAACCAATTTAAAAAAGGCGAGTTATACAGCTTCATGACGGGCAAAGCCAGCACGGCCATTGCACGGCGTTTGCAGAAAAATCTCAAACACAGTGGTATTGAAATTACCGTTGAGCAATGGAGTGTGTTGTATCATTTATGGAAGAACGATGGACAGAGTCAACAGGATTTATGCAACGCCACTTTCAGAGATAAACCAAGTATTACAAGACTGGTTGATAATCTTGAAAAACTGAAACTCGTAAAACGTGTAGCCAGTAAAAACGATCGCCGCATTAACCAGGTATTTCTTACAGAGCATGGAAAACAACTGGAAGAAGAAACAATGACTGTGGCTAACACAACTTTAAATGAAGCATTGATTGGAGTTCCTGCCGACAGGATCGATATCTGTAAAGAAGTATTACAGGTGGTATATGATAACCTGAAATAG
- a CDS encoding deoxyhypusine synthase family protein — translation MSKGPVSQFVQHHYRHFNAAALVDAAKGYETHLNEGGKMMITLGGAMSTAELGLSLAEMIRQDKVQIISCTGANLEEDVMNLVAHSHYKRVPNYRDLTPQDEWDLLENHFNRVTDTCIPEEEAFRRLQKHLVKKWNEAEAKGERYFPHEFLYKTVLSGELEQYYEIDPKNSWIIAAAEKNIPIVVPGWEDSTTGNIFASYVIKGELKASTVKSGIEYMVWLTEWYRANSAGKGVGFFQIGGGIAGDFPICVVPMMYQDLEWHDVPFWSYFCQISDSTTSYGSYSGAVPNEKITWGKLDINTPKFIVESDATIVAPLIFAWILGW, via the coding sequence ATGAGCAAAGGTCCGGTTTCACAATTTGTACAGCATCATTACCGCCACTTTAATGCAGCGGCATTGGTTGACGCAGCAAAAGGATATGAAACACATTTGAACGAAGGTGGTAAAATGATGATCACTCTTGGAGGTGCCATGAGTACAGCCGAGCTGGGGTTGAGCCTTGCTGAAATGATCCGCCAGGATAAGGTACAGATTATCAGTTGTACAGGTGCCAACCTCGAAGAAGATGTGATGAACCTTGTTGCACACAGTCATTACAAACGTGTACCCAATTACCGTGATCTTACCCCACAGGATGAGTGGGATCTGCTGGAAAATCATTTCAACCGTGTTACAGATACCTGCATTCCCGAGGAAGAAGCCTTCCGCCGTTTACAAAAACATTTAGTGAAAAAGTGGAATGAAGCCGAAGCAAAAGGCGAACGTTATTTCCCGCATGAATTTTTATATAAAACAGTATTAAGCGGAGAACTGGAACAGTATTATGAAATTGATCCAAAGAACAGCTGGATCATTGCAGCTGCTGAAAAAAATATTCCCATTGTTGTTCCGGGTTGGGAAGACAGTACAACCGGTAACATCTTTGCCAGCTATGTTATTAAAGGCGAATTAAAAGCAAGTACGGTTAAAAGCGGTATTGAATATATGGTATGGCTTACTGAGTGGTACAGGGCAAACAGTGCAGGCAAAGGTGTTGGCTTTTTCCAGATTGGCGGCGGTATTGCAGGCGACTTTCCAATCTGTGTGGTGCCGATGATGTACCAGGATCTTGAATGGCACGATGTTCCTTTCTGGAGTTATTTCTGCCAGATCTCTGATTCAACCACTTCTTATGGTTCATACAGCGGTGCAGTGCCGAATGAAAAAATTACCTGGGGTAAATTAGATATCAATACACCCAAGTTCATTGTTGAAAGCGATGCTACCATTGTTGCGCCGCTCATCTTTGCATGGATACTTGGATGGTAA
- a CDS encoding acyl-CoA dehydrogenase family protein translates to MSTATIATLKGGEWLIKANTPQETFIPEDFNEEQHMVKEMCATFLETEVLPVVPKLDKMEDKELMPSLLKKAGELGLLGSSTPEDLGGLGKDFVTSTLISEGVGGGYSFSVAAAAHSGIGLLPILYFGTPEQKAKYIPKLATGEWKGAYGLTEPNSGSDALGAKTSAVLSADGKHYILNGQKCWITNGGFADVYTVFAKIDGKEFTGFIIERGMEGFTQGPEEHKMGIKGSSTVQLYFQDCKVPVENLLGEKGKGHIIAFNILNIGRLKLAAAALGGSKRSLNIALTYAMTREQFKTPIINFVAMQYKIAEMATRIWVDESALYRTAKWIDEKEHELLAAGKPFNEALLGAAEEFAIECAMLKVDGSEVLDYVVDEGVQVHGGNGFSDEYEISRAYRDSRINRIYEGTNEINRLLTVDMVLKRAMKGRLDIMGPAMAVQKELMSIPDFGNDDETPFAKEFKAVANFKKAIMMTAGAAVQKLMMKIEQEQEVLMNIADMAINTFNAESALLRAAKMVEQKGEAACQFELDIMRTYLYDAADRINKFGKDAINAFADGDEHRMMLLGLKRFTKVEPFNSKEARRRITAKLRSDGKYPL, encoded by the coding sequence ATGAGCACCGCAACGATTGCAACACTTAAAGGCGGCGAGTGGTTGATTAAAGCAAACACGCCGCAGGAAACATTTATTCCTGAAGATTTTAATGAAGAACAGCACATGGTAAAAGAAATGTGTGCAACTTTTCTTGAAACGGAAGTTTTGCCGGTTGTTCCAAAGCTGGATAAAATGGAAGACAAAGAGTTGATGCCTTCTTTATTGAAAAAAGCTGGAGAGTTAGGTTTGCTGGGAAGTTCTACGCCTGAAGACTTAGGCGGATTGGGAAAAGATTTTGTAACATCTACTCTTATCAGTGAAGGAGTTGGCGGAGGTTATTCTTTTTCTGTAGCAGCAGCTGCGCATTCAGGTATTGGCTTGTTACCTATTTTATATTTCGGCACGCCAGAACAAAAAGCAAAGTACATTCCAAAGCTTGCAACAGGTGAATGGAAAGGTGCTTATGGTTTAACTGAACCGAACAGCGGCAGTGATGCATTAGGCGCAAAAACATCTGCTGTGCTTAGTGCAGATGGCAAACATTATATTTTAAACGGACAGAAATGCTGGATCACCAATGGTGGTTTTGCTGATGTGTATACTGTATTCGCCAAAATAGACGGCAAAGAATTTACAGGCTTTATCATTGAGCGTGGAATGGAAGGTTTTACACAGGGACCGGAAGAACATAAGATGGGTATCAAAGGATCATCTACTGTTCAGTTATATTTCCAGGATTGTAAAGTACCTGTTGAAAATTTACTGGGTGAAAAAGGAAAGGGTCATATCATCGCTTTCAATATTTTAAATATTGGCCGGTTGAAATTAGCTGCTGCTGCATTAGGCGGTTCTAAACGTTCATTGAATATTGCATTGACTTATGCAATGACCCGTGAACAATTCAAAACGCCCATCATCAATTTCGTGGCAATGCAATATAAAATTGCAGAAATGGCAACCCGTATCTGGGTTGATGAAAGTGCTTTGTACAGAACTGCCAAATGGATCGATGAAAAAGAGCATGAATTACTGGCAGCAGGAAAACCATTCAACGAAGCACTACTTGGTGCTGCTGAAGAATTTGCCATTGAATGTGCCATGTTGAAAGTGGATGGAAGTGAAGTGCTGGATTATGTGGTGGATGAAGGTGTACAGGTTCATGGAGGTAATGGCTTCAGTGATGAGTATGAAATTTCAAGAGCATACAGGGACAGCCGCATCAACCGTATTTATGAAGGCACCAATGAAATCAACCGTTTGTTAACTGTTGATATGGTATTGAAGCGTGCCATGAAAGGACGCTTGGATATTATGGGCCCGGCAATGGCTGTGCAGAAAGAACTGATGAGTATTCCTGATTTTGGTAATGATGATGAAACTCCTTTTGCAAAGGAATTTAAAGCAGTTGCCAATTTCAAAAAAGCAATTATGATGACAGCAGGTGCTGCTGTGCAGAAACTGATGATGAAGATTGAACAGGAGCAGGAAGTACTGATGAACATTGCAGATATGGCTATAAATACCTTTAATGCTGAAAGTGCTTTGTTACGTGCAGCCAAAATGGTTGAACAGAAAGGGGAAGCTGCCTGCCAGTTTGAACTGGACATTATGCGTACCTATCTATATGATGCAGCAGACAGGATCAACAAGTTTGGTAAAGATGCAATCAATGCGTTTGCAGATGGCGATGAGCACAGGATGATGCTGTTGGGATTAAAACGGTTTACCAAAGTGGAACCATTTAACAGTAAAGAAGCAAGAAGAAGAATAACAGCAAAGCTTCGCAGCGACGGGAAATATCCACTTTAA
- a CDS encoding NAD(P)-dependent oxidoreductase, which translates to MSFKGKTVFITGASRGIGKAIGLRLAKEGANVVVAAKSVEENPKLGGTIFSAANEMEEAGGKGLAIQLDIRFEDQVQLAVEKTVETFGGIDILINNASAISLTRTEQTESKRFDLMYDINVRGTFLMTKACIPYLRKGNNPHILTLSPPVTLQSKWLAGHVAYTISKYNMSLLTLGWASEFKKDGIAANAIWPRTTIDTAAVRNLLGGEALAKMSRTVDILADAAHIILSKPSTECTGNLFVDEDLFAAEGITDLSKYSVVPGAQLFRDLFVD; encoded by the coding sequence ATGTCATTCAAAGGAAAAACTGTTTTTATTACAGGAGCAAGCAGAGGTATTGGTAAGGCAATTGGTTTGCGTTTAGCAAAAGAAGGTGCCAATGTGGTAGTGGCTGCCAAGAGCGTGGAAGAAAATCCAAAACTCGGCGGAACTATTTTTTCTGCTGCCAATGAAATGGAAGAAGCCGGTGGAAAAGGTTTGGCCATTCAACTCGATATCCGTTTTGAAGACCAGGTACAGTTAGCTGTTGAAAAAACGGTTGAAACATTTGGAGGAATTGATATCCTCATCAATAATGCATCGGCAATTTCTTTAACCAGAACCGAGCAGACAGAATCCAAACGTTTTGATCTGATGTATGATATTAATGTGCGTGGTACTTTTTTAATGACAAAAGCATGCATTCCTTATTTACGCAAAGGAAACAATCCGCATATACTTACACTGTCGCCGCCTGTTACGTTACAATCAAAATGGCTGGCCGGTCATGTTGCTTATACCATCAGCAAATACAATATGAGTCTGCTTACGCTTGGCTGGGCCTCTGAATTTAAAAAAGATGGCATTGCTGCGAATGCTATATGGCCACGTACTACGATTGATACTGCCGCAGTACGTAATTTATTAGGTGGTGAAGCATTAGCGAAGATGAGCCGTACGGTTGATATACTTGCTGATGCTGCACATATCATTCTCAGTAAACCATCAACCGAATGCACAGGAAATTTATTTGTGGATGAAGATTTGTTTGCTGCTGAAGGCATTACTGATTTGAGTAAATACAGTGTGGTGCCGGGAGCACAGTTGTTCCGGGATTTATTTGTTGACTGA
- a CDS encoding N-acetylmuramoyl-L-alanine amidase, translated as MKLILFFSGLLMIGYTNAQSVFLKLVSPAKTQNSVTASRQFIKGTTCKECRLTINDAEVKVWGTGAFAAEVNLSVGDTVFQIVAVDPKGFKVTQKLFYNYQLPAKEKEVTTSNVEYWRIEPQGDLLLKAGDRLKMTIKTLPGSVVKLENGFELTEVPVKDSTGIRGIYRGEYVVKEKDALFTEIKAKLKAVIQTKDEQLIEVSTKNVFALMTQPLILQTKGKLPFLLLGLGEDRLGGAKMGYLDSLVKLYAVSKVGNKYCVQLSKNRQAYIEEEYVDVIQNGSFSPASLTSSMRVWGDSTFDYVSLILYDRLPYQAIQEINPSKIIVDVFGATSNTNWLTQMSSVKEIKNIYSTQIDEDVFRISIELNHAQHWGHSIYYNGNNLVIRVKRQPQELSLNNLVIAVDAGHGGTNKGAFGLTGVMEKDMTLLIAKELQQALEAEGATVIMTRTKDTTYDNHDRLSFYKEKNPDLLLSIHLNSATDPIRIKGVSTYYKYIGYRPLTQTILSQMLGMGLKEFGNVGNFNFILNGITECPNVLVEALFVSNPEDEMNVLTPEYRKQMADKIVLGIKDWLQNCKTAD; from the coding sequence ATGAAACTGATCTTATTTTTCTCCGGTTTATTAATGATTGGTTATACAAATGCCCAATCTGTATTTCTTAAACTGGTTAGCCCGGCTAAAACACAGAATAGTGTAACAGCATCACGACAGTTTATTAAAGGAACAACCTGTAAAGAATGCCGCTTAACCATCAATGATGCAGAAGTAAAAGTGTGGGGCACCGGTGCATTTGCAGCAGAAGTAAATCTAAGCGTTGGCGATACCGTTTTTCAAATAGTTGCAGTTGACCCAAAAGGATTTAAAGTAACACAGAAACTGTTTTATAATTACCAGCTTCCTGCAAAAGAAAAAGAAGTAACAACAAGTAATGTGGAGTATTGGCGCATTGAACCACAGGGCGATTTGTTACTGAAGGCTGGTGACCGTTTAAAGATGACCATCAAAACCTTACCTGGCTCTGTAGTAAAATTAGAGAATGGATTTGAGTTGACAGAAGTTCCGGTAAAAGATTCAACCGGCATCAGGGGTATTTACAGGGGCGAATATGTTGTAAAAGAAAAAGACGCTTTGTTTACAGAAATAAAAGCAAAACTGAAAGCAGTTATTCAGACAAAGGATGAGCAGCTGATTGAAGTATCAACCAAAAATGTATTTGCACTGATGACTCAGCCATTGATCTTACAGACAAAAGGGAAGCTTCCATTTTTGTTACTTGGACTCGGGGAAGATCGATTAGGCGGAGCAAAAATGGGATATCTCGATTCACTGGTGAAATTGTATGCAGTAAGTAAAGTGGGGAATAAGTATTGTGTGCAGCTGAGTAAAAACAGGCAGGCATATATTGAAGAGGAATATGTTGATGTAATACAGAATGGAAGTTTTTCTCCGGCATCGCTTACAAGCAGCATGCGAGTGTGGGGCGACAGTACATTTGATTATGTATCACTGATTTTATACGATCGTTTACCTTACCAGGCAATTCAGGAAATCAATCCATCAAAAATTATTGTAGATGTATTTGGAGCAACATCTAATACCAACTGGTTAACACAGATGAGTTCAGTAAAAGAAATCAAAAACATTTACTCCACTCAAATTGATGAAGATGTATTTCGTATCAGCATTGAATTAAATCATGCACAGCATTGGGGCCACAGCATCTATTACAATGGAAACAATTTGGTCATCCGGGTAAAACGTCAACCGCAGGAACTTTCATTAAACAACCTTGTGATAGCTGTTGATGCAGGTCATGGCGGTACCAACAAAGGCGCATTTGGATTAACCGGTGTAATGGAAAAAGACATGACCCTGCTCATTGCAAAAGAATTGCAGCAGGCACTGGAAGCAGAAGGTGCAACCGTAATCATGACAAGAACAAAAGATACCACTTATGATAATCATGATAGGCTTAGTTTCTACAAAGAAAAAAATCCTGATCTGCTTTTGAGCATTCATTTAAACAGTGCAACCGATCCCATCCGCATAAAAGGTGTAAGCACCTATTATAAATACATCGGCTATCGCCCGCTAACACAAACAATCCTTTCACAGATGCTGGGCATGGGATTAAAGGAGTTCGGCAACGTGGGTAATTTCAATTTTATCTTAAATGGAATAACCGAATGCCCGAATGTTTTGGTTGAAGCGTTATTCGTCAGCAACCCTGAAGATGAAATGAATGTACTTACACCGGAGTACAGAAAACAAATGGCTGATAAAATTGTGCTGGGAATAAAAGACTGGCTGCAGAATTGTAAAACAGCAGATTAA